One genomic region from Xanthocytophaga agilis encodes:
- the sprA gene encoding cell surface protein SprA, whose translation VTGILANQRAKVSETTLQGGGVQNKKFEFKVSEYEDNRHFFLGHFFRDKYENALSTLPIISSGVQITRLEVYVTNRNNTTETLRNMVAFLDLGDPSPYRKDNPTLQPFTGIGPIRNTANNLYTALNNGNIRNVDQVSNQLATLGLQKGSDFEILRSARKLAQSEYSFNSQLGYVSLNTALRNDEVLGVAFEYTYQGQSYKVGELTEDYSTRDQNEVLFLKMLRPSTIKLDLPTWDLMMKNIYSLGAGQLNRDGFQLRVIYKDDLTGIDNPSLQQGANTKDVPLLQVFNLDKLNPQGDAQADGNFDWVEGVTVNSQYGRIIFPVLEPFSSDYLTKSRRQGARTLPPWLDPVSELALVNKYSFNTLYSSTKQEAQQVAAKNKFFIKGSYQTSGATNQVALGMVGVDANSVVVTAGGRTLVQGQDYIVENGNVTILNEGILLSGQEIQIRSEQADLFQNQVRTVMGTRLEYVFTKDFSIGATLMRMRERPLLRRVAMGNEPLNNTILGFDVNFRKDSRFLTRMVDKLPFLSTKEMSTITFNGEFAKLFPGVAPLVQGNSYVDDFEGSETSFLLTRSPQIYWRLGATPLMFPDANVGTNALTYSYRRAKLAWYTIDNTFYRDNLPGGISEGQINNHYVRVVVPTEVFPQQAQQQIITNLQTMDIAYYPQERGMYNYNPNLDAQGRFRDNSEAALKKNWASISRGITYDVDFDNANVQYIEFWMMDPFIESDRGVINDGFATFRGDQRKGGDIYFNLGNVSEDVMKDGKHNFENGLPISATDDQRPVTESVWGKAPSSSWINNAFDNTSGARQRQDIGLDGLTTEEEKAFFNSGQEDPSADDFAHPLDPKFDSEGNLLVRHKNFNGYENNSPDATGQDFSRAATTLPDNEDLNNDQTINDIESYYQYKIHVSRDQMQVGQNHIVAINESSESGEAVKWYQFRIPVREYTDKVGDIEGFKSIRFMRMFLTNFSEPHVFRMANFQLVANQWRVYTDNLYDKDLQLPSEPYDANFTLGTVNIEENSSVGNGNLFPYKIPPNLPRDRDITTLNNRQLNEQSLRLCVDDLRDRDARAVYKNVSLDFINYKNLKLYIHAESDNDQTLRSADSLRAFVRLGTDFTDNYYEIEVPLMFSMPGDTATANIWPDWNQINLPYAKLAEIKSNRNRRGQSVLVPYSEFLQDQTISGKRYRITVVGNPDYSAVQVLMLGMRNARSLDMQPKKACIWLDELRSEGFNQQGGFAATARMNVKLADFANITAAGDIETFGFGGIQQRIAERARQNTMHYSVGANINLEKLFPQWLGIKIPMFVGYERERIKPRFNPLDPDVPLDMSIESRFANKSEGEADEYRKMVEDNTTRRSINFTNVQKIKPAGVTKSHIWDLSNFTFNYSYSDITRTNITTALYYQKNVRGGIGYVFNTTPTYFEPFKNSKALDKPAWKWLKDFNLNLIPSNIAIRGDLNRMFTKTQYRNADPSALGTGLTTVGVKPLYEKSFTFNRTYDILWNFTRNLSFNYSAIANAVIDEPDGDINDTELRPGFSKRDSVVYNLKRFGRMKNFQQHATATYRMPLDKFPITNWVSADVRYATAYNWRASALGISDTLGLFFGNYADNSRQRAINGRIDLLKLYNKLPFLKKINEPARRPTTRPTTRPTPGQPGAPVAVQRDTVKRPPQFRFFKGIVRTLMTARNVNFSYTIDETTSLPGFMPSARFLGLDSSLLAPGLGFTLLGSQDAGIRQKAAKNGWLTQSTQLNTPFMQTLAKNFTAQADLEPFRDFKIRLNVKKTQTQEYSEMFRDINPSLTETDYESQNAVKSGTYSISFISIKTAFQDNRSTFEEFEKNAGIMKNRFGERTTGTGKYDTTSQDVLIPAFIATYSGKSLNKAKLTSFPKIPLPNWNITYAGLSKLEVFKNIFSSINITHGYSSTYTIGSYRSPQEYASSGLIGLHSSLDALGYVPNVNNDSVYIPLLITDRVTITERFSPLIGIDLRTPSKLTARITYNKERTVSLITSSRQVSEITNQDVTVSIGYTKNNLKLPFRVQGEQRVLKNDVQFRCDVRFLDSKTIQRRFQGVNTPVAGNFQVSVKPTIQYAINQRVNITVYFERNVNRPVVSTSYPRSDTRFGFRMQYNLSQ comes from the coding sequence GGGATAAGTATGAGAATGCACTAAGTACATTACCTATTATAAGCTCAGGGGTGCAGATTACTCGTCTGGAAGTATATGTAACCAATCGGAATAATACTACTGAGACATTGCGTAACATGGTGGCTTTCCTTGATTTAGGAGATCCAAGCCCTTATCGTAAAGACAATCCTACACTGCAGCCTTTTACAGGAATTGGCCCTATACGAAATACAGCTAATAACCTCTATACTGCATTAAATAATGGTAATATCCGAAATGTAGATCAGGTAAGTAATCAACTGGCTACTCTTGGATTACAGAAAGGATCAGACTTCGAGATCTTACGAAGTGCCCGTAAGCTGGCTCAATCCGAATATAGCTTCAATTCACAATTAGGTTATGTTTCACTGAATACCGCTCTTCGTAATGATGAAGTGTTAGGTGTTGCATTTGAGTATACCTATCAGGGACAATCCTATAAAGTAGGAGAATTAACAGAAGACTACTCCACCAGAGATCAGAATGAAGTTTTATTTCTGAAGATGTTGCGTCCATCTACTATAAAACTCGATCTGCCTACCTGGGATCTGATGATGAAAAACATTTATTCCCTGGGAGCCGGTCAGTTAAACAGAGATGGTTTTCAACTACGTGTTATTTATAAAGATGATTTAACAGGTATTGATAATCCTAGCCTTCAGCAAGGGGCTAACACCAAAGATGTGCCACTACTGCAAGTATTCAATCTGGATAAATTGAATCCTCAGGGAGATGCACAGGCCGATGGTAACTTTGACTGGGTAGAAGGTGTAACAGTAAACAGCCAGTATGGAAGAATTATATTTCCTGTACTTGAACCTTTCAGTTCCGATTATTTAACGAAGTCAAGAAGACAAGGTGCCAGAACATTACCACCCTGGTTAGATCCGGTAAGTGAGCTAGCTCTGGTTAATAAGTATTCATTTAATACACTTTACAGCTCAACCAAGCAGGAAGCTCAACAGGTTGCAGCCAAGAATAAATTCTTTATTAAGGGTAGTTATCAGACAAGTGGAGCTACCAATCAGGTTGCCTTAGGTATGGTCGGAGTGGATGCGAACTCAGTGGTAGTAACAGCGGGAGGCCGCACGTTGGTACAGGGACAAGACTATATTGTAGAGAATGGAAATGTGACTATTCTAAATGAGGGTATTCTCTTATCAGGTCAGGAAATTCAGATTCGTTCAGAGCAAGCCGATTTATTTCAGAACCAAGTACGTACAGTAATGGGTACAAGGTTAGAGTATGTATTTACGAAAGATTTCTCAATCGGTGCTACGTTGATGCGTATGCGGGAAAGACCATTATTGCGCAGAGTCGCAATGGGCAATGAACCCTTGAATAATACCATACTGGGGTTTGATGTAAACTTTAGAAAGGACTCCCGCTTTCTTACCCGTATGGTCGATAAACTGCCTTTCCTGTCTACCAAGGAAATGTCGACTATCACCTTCAATGGGGAGTTTGCTAAATTATTTCCAGGTGTTGCTCCATTGGTGCAGGGTAACTCTTATGTTGATGACTTTGAAGGATCTGAGACATCGTTTTTGCTTACACGTTCTCCGCAGATTTATTGGAGATTAGGTGCTACACCCTTGATGTTTCCTGATGCCAATGTAGGAACTAATGCATTAACTTATTCCTATCGTCGGGCTAAACTTGCATGGTATACAATTGACAATACATTCTATAGAGATAATCTGCCAGGGGGAATCAGCGAAGGCCAAATCAATAATCACTATGTACGGGTTGTAGTGCCTACAGAGGTATTCCCACAACAGGCACAACAGCAGATTATTACGAACCTGCAAACAATGGATATTGCCTATTATCCGCAAGAAAGAGGGATGTATAACTACAACCCGAATCTGGATGCACAGGGGCGATTTCGGGATAACAGTGAGGCCGCATTGAAAAAAAACTGGGCTTCGATTTCTCGTGGGATAACCTATGATGTGGACTTTGATAATGCTAATGTTCAGTATATAGAATTCTGGATGATGGACCCCTTTATTGAGTCTGATCGGGGGGTGATCAATGATGGATTCGCTACTTTCAGAGGTGATCAGCGTAAGGGTGGAGATATCTATTTTAATCTGGGAAATGTGTCTGAAGATGTAATGAAAGATGGCAAACATAACTTTGAGAATGGTTTGCCTATCAGTGCTACGGATGACCAGCGTCCAGTAACAGAAAGTGTGTGGGGGAAAGCTCCTTCCAGTTCCTGGATTAATAATGCCTTTGACAATACTTCCGGAGCCCGCCAAAGACAGGATATTGGTTTGGATGGTTTGACAACGGAAGAAGAGAAAGCCTTTTTTAATAGCGGACAGGAAGATCCTTCTGCCGATGACTTTGCACATCCATTAGATCCTAAATTTGATAGTGAAGGTAATTTGCTGGTTCGTCATAAAAACTTTAATGGATATGAAAATAACTCACCAGATGCTACAGGTCAGGATTTTTCACGGGCGGCTACAACGTTACCTGACAACGAAGATCTGAATAATGATCAGACAATCAATGACATTGAATCTTATTATCAATATAAGATACATGTATCACGAGACCAGATGCAGGTAGGGCAAAACCACATTGTTGCAATCAATGAGTCTAGTGAAAGTGGAGAGGCTGTAAAATGGTATCAGTTCAGAATTCCAGTGCGAGAGTATACAGATAAAGTAGGTGACATAGAGGGTTTTAAGTCCATCCGGTTCATGCGTATGTTCCTAACCAACTTTTCCGAGCCACACGTATTTCGTATGGCTAACTTTCAGTTGGTAGCTAACCAGTGGAGGGTATATACAGATAACCTGTATGATAAAGATCTGCAACTTCCTTCCGAACCATACGATGCCAACTTTACATTAGGTACTGTTAATATTGAAGAGAACAGTTCTGTTGGGAATGGAAATTTGTTCCCTTACAAGATTCCACCAAACCTTCCTCGTGATCGGGATATTACCACATTGAATAACCGCCAGTTGAATGAGCAATCATTGCGGTTGTGTGTGGATGATCTTCGGGATCGGGATGCGCGTGCTGTATATAAGAATGTTAGTCTGGATTTTATCAATTACAAAAATCTGAAACTATACATTCACGCAGAATCAGATAATGATCAGACACTAAGAAGTGCTGACTCACTACGTGCTTTTGTTCGCTTAGGTACAGACTTCACTGATAACTATTACGAAATCGAGGTTCCTCTTATGTTTTCTATGCCAGGAGACACTGCTACAGCCAATATTTGGCCTGACTGGAATCAGATTAATCTGCCCTATGCAAAACTGGCAGAAATCAAATCAAACCGAAACCGGAGAGGACAAAGTGTGCTGGTTCCTTATTCTGAATTCTTACAGGATCAGACTATTTCTGGAAAGCGTTACAGAATTACAGTAGTTGGTAATCCGGATTATAGTGCAGTACAGGTGCTCATGTTGGGTATGCGGAATGCCAGATCTCTTGATATGCAACCTAAAAAGGCGTGTATCTGGCTGGATGAATTACGTAGTGAAGGCTTCAACCAGCAGGGAGGCTTTGCAGCTACTGCACGTATGAATGTAAAATTAGCTGACTTTGCCAATATAACAGCCGCTGGAGATATTGAAACGTTTGGATTTGGAGGTATTCAGCAACGTATAGCCGAACGTGCCCGTCAAAACACAATGCATTACAGTGTTGGTGCAAACATTAATCTGGAAAAGTTGTTCCCACAATGGCTGGGAATTAAAATCCCAATGTTTGTTGGGTATGAGCGGGAACGAATAAAACCTCGATTCAATCCATTGGATCCAGATGTGCCTCTGGATATGTCTATTGAATCACGCTTTGCAAACAAGTCTGAAGGCGAAGCGGACGAATACCGTAAAATGGTAGAGGATAATACTACCCGACGAAGTATTAACTTTACTAATGTACAGAAAATCAAGCCGGCAGGGGTGACTAAGAGCCATATCTGGGATCTTTCAAACTTTACGTTTAATTACTCCTATAGTGACATTACAAGGACTAATATTACAACGGCACTTTATTATCAGAAAAATGTGCGTGGGGGAATAGGGTATGTATTTAATACGACTCCTACTTACTTTGAACCCTTTAAAAACAGTAAAGCTCTTGATAAACCAGCATGGAAATGGTTGAAAGATTTCAATCTGAATCTAATACCTTCCAACATAGCCATTCGAGGCGATCTGAACCGGATGTTTACAAAGACACAGTATCGGAATGCTGATCCATCTGCTTTAGGTACAGGACTGACAACTGTAGGGGTGAAACCATTGTATGAAAAGTCCTTTACCTTTAATCGGACCTACGATATACTCTGGAATTTCACCCGTAATTTATCCTTTAACTATTCAGCTATTGCCAATGCGGTTATTGATGAACCAGATGGGGATATTAATGATACTGAGTTGAGACCTGGATTTAGTAAGCGGGATTCTGTAGTATATAATCTCAAAAGATTTGGACGGATGAAAAACTTCCAGCAGCATGCTACAGCTACCTATCGTATGCCTCTGGACAAGTTTCCTATTACGAACTGGGTGAGTGCAGATGTGAGATATGCGACTGCTTACAATTGGAGAGCATCAGCTTTGGGTATTTCCGATACGTTAGGATTATTCTTTGGAAACTATGCAGACAATAGTCGTCAGCGTGCCATTAACGGTCGTATAGATTTATTGAAACTCTATAACAAATTGCCTTTCCTGAAGAAAATAAACGAACCAGCTCGTCGTCCAACTACTCGACCTACAACACGCCCAACTCCAGGGCAACCTGGTGCACCTGTGGCGGTTCAGAGGGATACTGTAAAACGGCCACCACAGTTCAGGTTTTTCAAAGGTATTGTACGTACACTGATGACAGCCCGAAATGTTAATTTCAGCTATACTATAGATGAAACGACTTCTTTGCCTGGTTTTATGCCAAGTGCTCGTTTTCTGGGATTAGATAGTTCTCTGTTGGCACCTGGCTTAGGATTTACTTTATTAGGCAGTCAGGATGCAGGAATTCGGCAGAAAGCTGCTAAAAATGGATGGCTCACACAAAGTACTCAGCTCAATACTCCATTTATGCAGACTCTGGCAAAGAACTTTACTGCACAGGCAGACCTTGAGCCATTCAGAGATTTCAAGATTCGACTCAATGTCAAGAAAACACAAACTCAGGAGTATAGTGAGATGTTTAGAGACATTAATCCTAGCCTGACAGAGACTGATTATGAAAGCCAAAACGCAGTAAAATCCGGAACGTATTCTATCTCATTCATTAGCATTAAAACTGCATTCCAGGATAACCGATCCACTTTCGAAGAGTTTGAAAAGAATGCTGGGATTATGAAGAACCGATTTGGCGAACGGACTACTGGAACAGGTAAATATGATACTACTTCTCAGGATGTATTAATTCCTGCATTCATTGCTACCTATTCAGGTAAGTCTCTGAATAAGGCCAAGCTGACTTCTTTTCCAAAGATTCCATTACCTAACTGGAATATTACCTATGCAGGTTTGTCGAAATTAGAAGTGTTTAAAAACATCTTTTCTTCAATTAATATCACACATGGATATTCTTCCACTTATACCATCGGAAGTTACCGGAGCCCTCAGGAATACGCATCTTCCGGACTAATAGGTTTGCATAGTTCGTTGGATGCACTGGGATATGTACCCAATGTGAATAATGATAGTGTATATATACCCCTGTTAATCACAGACCGTGTAACCATCACCGAACGTTT